The following proteins come from a genomic window of Dreissena polymorpha isolate Duluth1 chromosome 1, UMN_Dpol_1.0, whole genome shotgun sequence:
- the LOC127864904 gene encoding uncharacterized protein LOC127864904, whose amino-acid sequence MSSGFSASPPNSTPKLHIHTTTTTTTTTTTTTTTTTTTTTTTTTTTTTTTTTTTTTTTYTTTTTTATTTTITTTTTTTTTTTTTTTTTTTTTTTTTTTTTTTTTTTTTTTTATTTTTTTTTTTTTTTTTTYTTTTTTTTTTTTTTTTTTTTTTTTTTTTTTTTTTTTTSTTAAAAATTTTTTTTTTSTTTTTTTTTTTTTTTTTTTTTTTTTTTTTTTSTTTTTTTTTTTTTT is encoded by the exons ATGTCCTCTGGTTTCTCCGCATCTCCGCCCAACAGCACACCAAAATTACATATACA tactactactactactactactactactactactactactactacaactactactactactactactactactactacaactactactactactactactactactactactactacttatactacgactactactactgctactactactactattactactactactactactactactactactactactactactactactactactactactactactactactactactactactactactactactactacaactactactactactactgctacaactacaactactactactactactactactactactactactactactacttatactacgactactactactactactactactactactactactactactactactactactactactactactactactactactactactactactactactaccactacttctactactgctgctgctgctgctactactactactactactactactactacttctactactactactactactactactactactactactactactactactactactactactactactactactactactactactactactacttctactactactactactactactactactactactactactaca